One genomic segment of Aquipluma nitroreducens includes these proteins:
- a CDS encoding RNA polymerase sigma factor, whose protein sequence is MLARDFKTDVLPISNKLLRFAIQILQDEEEAKDVLQDVFLKLWQKRDELEKIENLEAFAFRMTRNRCLDMIRSRRTISIDSMKKVNFAEEESSDTDHLDMANSASLVRRIITELPDLQRAIIHLRDIEQLEFEEIADATAMNVNAIRVNLSRARKKVRDEIIKIQNYGITENKYSASKVL, encoded by the coding sequence ATGTTAGCCAGAGATTTTAAAACCGATGTACTTCCAATCAGCAACAAGTTGTTGCGGTTTGCCATTCAGATTCTTCAGGACGAAGAAGAGGCGAAGGATGTACTTCAGGATGTATTTTTGAAGCTCTGGCAAAAACGTGACGAACTGGAAAAGATTGAAAATCTGGAAGCTTTTGCTTTTCGGATGACGCGAAATCGCTGTCTGGATATGATTCGTTCGCGAAGAACGATCTCGATTGACTCGATGAAAAAAGTGAATTTCGCTGAAGAAGAAAGTTCAGATACAGATCATCTTGATATGGCAAATTCAGCGAGTCTGGTCAGACGAATAATCACCGAATTGCCCGACCTGCAACGAGCAATAATACATTTACGTGATATTGAACAACTCGAGTTTGAAGAAATTGCCGATGCAACCGCGATGAATGTAAACGCAATCCGGGTAAATCTATCGCGTGCCCGCAAAAAAGTACGGGATGAAATCATAAAAATTCAAAACTATGGAATCACAGAAAATAAATATTCTGCTTCAAAAGTACTTTGA
- a CDS encoding DUF4268 domain-containing protein has translation MYSKEQAKLLRKEFWIVFARRCEIVPELRHKKKKWVLYDTGLSGIDLKFEVSRTEALVMIEINSRLESRRLEIFETLLKYRKFLEEGFPAPLEWDICFVRESGQEVCRIYTLLPNVDFHRQNQWPDIFNFMIGNMLLLENNLMEIKDVLDAELY, from the coding sequence ATGTATAGTAAAGAACAGGCCAAGCTGTTGCGAAAAGAATTCTGGATTGTATTTGCCCGGCGATGCGAGATCGTTCCCGAGTTGCGCCATAAAAAGAAAAAGTGGGTATTGTATGATACTGGTCTCAGCGGTATCGACCTGAAATTTGAAGTTTCGCGCACCGAAGCTCTGGTCATGATTGAAATAAATAGTCGATTGGAAAGCCGACGCCTGGAGATATTTGAAACTCTTCTGAAATACCGAAAATTTCTGGAAGAAGGTTTTCCCGCACCACTCGAATGGGACATTTGCTTTGTCAGGGAAAGCGGGCAGGAAGTTTGCCGCATTTACACTTTGCTTCCTAATGTCGATTTTCACCGCCAGAATCAATGGCCCGACATCTTTAACTTCATGATCGGTAATATGCTCCTGCTCGAAAATAACTTGATGGAAATCAAGGATGTGCTCGACGCCGAGCTCTATTAG
- the eno gene encoding phosphopyruvate hydratase, producing MFIDKVVGREILDSRGNPTVEVEVTLECGAIGRAAVPSGASTGENEAIELRDGDKGRYLGKGVLKAVANVNTVIAKEIMGMDASNQVAIDKKLIALDGTKTKSKLGANAMLGVSLAVARAAADALDMPLYRYIGGTNAKTLPVPMMNIINGGSHSDAPIAFQEFMIRPIGATSFREGLRMGAEVFHHLKKVLHDRGLSTAVGDEGGFAPKLDGTEDALNSIIKAIKNAGYKPGRAEDGGDVSIALDCAASEFYKDGIYDYSKFEGSTGEKRTSAQQVEFLAGLVANFPIDSIEDGMNEGDWDGWVALTKKLGDKCQLVGDDLFVTNVEYLAKGIELGAANSILIKVNQIGTLTETLDAIEMAHRAGYTSVTSHRSGETEDSTIADIAVATNAGQIKTGSLSRSDRMAKYNQLLRIEEQLGATAIYGYKKVIKK from the coding sequence ATGTTTATTGATAAAGTAGTTGGTAGAGAAATTCTGGATTCACGTGGTAATCCAACCGTTGAAGTTGAAGTAACCCTAGAGTGTGGTGCTATCGGACGAGCTGCTGTTCCATCAGGAGCATCAACTGGCGAAAACGAAGCTATTGAGCTTCGCGATGGTGACAAAGGCCGTTATTTAGGTAAGGGCGTTTTGAAAGCTGTTGCCAATGTCAATACAGTTATCGCTAAAGAGATTATGGGCATGGATGCTTCTAATCAGGTAGCTATCGACAAAAAGTTAATTGCTCTTGACGGAACAAAAACCAAATCGAAATTAGGCGCCAACGCTATGTTGGGCGTTTCTTTAGCTGTTGCGCGTGCTGCTGCCGATGCTTTGGATATGCCTCTGTATCGCTATATTGGCGGAACAAACGCTAAAACATTGCCTGTTCCGATGATGAACATCATCAACGGCGGATCGCACTCTGATGCTCCTATCGCTTTCCAGGAATTTATGATTCGCCCAATTGGCGCAACTTCTTTCCGCGAGGGTTTACGCATGGGTGCCGAAGTTTTTCATCACCTGAAAAAAGTTCTTCACGACCGCGGTTTGAGCACTGCAGTTGGTGACGAAGGTGGTTTCGCTCCAAAATTGGATGGAACTGAAGATGCATTAAACAGCATTATCAAGGCAATTAAAAACGCTGGCTACAAACCCGGACGCGCAGAAGATGGTGGCGATGTTTCTATCGCTCTAGACTGTGCTGCTTCTGAATTCTACAAAGACGGAATTTACGACTATTCAAAATTCGAAGGTTCAACTGGAGAGAAAAGAACTTCTGCTCAGCAGGTTGAGTTCCTTGCCGGATTGGTTGCCAATTTCCCTATCGACTCTATTGAAGACGGTATGAATGAAGGTGATTGGGACGGATGGGTTGCTTTAACCAAAAAACTGGGCGATAAATGTCAGTTGGTTGGCGACGATTTATTCGTGACTAATGTTGAATATTTGGCAAAAGGAATTGAATTGGGCGCTGCTAACTCAATCCTGATTAAAGTAAACCAGATTGGAACATTAACTGAAACGTTGGATGCTATTGAAATGGCTCACCGTGCAGGTTACACTTCAGTAACTTCACATCGTTCAGGCGAAACTGAAGATTCAACGATTGCCGATATTGCTGTTGCTACCAATGCCGGACAAATCAAAACTGGTTCATTGAGCCGTTCCGACCGTATGGCTAAATACAACCAATTGCTTCGTATTGAAGAACAATTGGGCGCTACAGCTATCTACGGATACAAAAAAGTGATCAAAAAATAA